A window of the Dongshaea marina genome harbors these coding sequences:
- the ispH gene encoding 4-hydroxy-3-methylbut-2-enyl diphosphate reductase yields the protein MEILLANPRGFCAGVDRAISIVESALEKFGAPIYVRHEVVHNRYVVSKLREAGAVFVEELSEIPDGSIAIFSAHGVAKSVREEAKSRPLKVFDATCPLVSKVHMEVHRASLKGEEVVLIGHAGHIEVIGTMGQYENPEGGMYLVEDSQGVAELEVNNPDKLRYVTQTTLSVDETQSVITALRERFPNIQGPRKNDICYATQNRQDAVRSLAAEADVMLVVGSTNSSNANRLRELSENLGTPAWLVDDASQLNREWFTDVAKVGVTAGASTPEVLIQQVIETLKSFGGKESSELPGQEESIVFELPAELR from the coding sequence ATGGAAATTTTACTGGCAAACCCCCGCGGCTTTTGTGCCGGCGTGGATCGGGCAATCAGTATCGTTGAGAGTGCCCTGGAGAAATTTGGGGCTCCCATCTATGTGCGTCACGAGGTGGTGCACAATCGCTATGTGGTGAGCAAGCTGCGTGAGGCGGGGGCTGTGTTTGTTGAGGAGCTCAGCGAGATCCCCGACGGCAGCATCGCCATCTTCTCTGCCCACGGTGTTGCTAAATCGGTGCGCGAGGAGGCCAAGAGCCGCCCGCTTAAGGTGTTTGACGCTACCTGCCCGCTGGTGAGCAAGGTGCATATGGAGGTTCACCGGGCCAGCCTCAAGGGCGAAGAGGTGGTTCTGATAGGCCACGCAGGTCACATCGAGGTGATCGGCACAATGGGTCAGTATGAGAACCCCGAAGGCGGCATGTACCTGGTGGAAGATAGCCAGGGGGTGGCAGAGCTTGAGGTGAACAACCCGGATAAGCTGCGCTATGTGACTCAGACCACCCTGAGCGTTGATGAGACTCAGAGCGTGATCACGGCGTTGCGGGAGCGCTTCCCCAATATCCAGGGGCCACGCAAGAATGATATCTGTTATGCCACCCAGAATCGTCAGGACGCGGTACGCTCCCTGGCCGCAGAGGCAGATGTGATGCTGGTGGTCGGGTCGACCAACTCCTCCAATGCCAACCGGTTGCGTGAGCTTTCCGAAAATCTCGGGACACCGGCCTGGCTGGTGGATGATGCCAGTCAACTCAACAGGGAGTGGTTTACCGATGTCGCCAAGGTCGGGGTGACCGCTGGTGCCTCAACCCCTGAGGTATTGATCCAGCAGGTGATCGAGACCCTGAAGTCCTTTGGTGGCAAAGAGAGCTCAGAGCTACCGGGGCAGGAAGAGTCGATAGTGTTTGAGCTTCCGGCTGAATTACGCTAG
- the fkpB gene encoding FKBP-type peptidyl-prolyl cis-trans isomerase produces MTDTLISDHSEVTFHFTIKLEDGSVADTSRTQDKPARLKMGDGSLTAGFEACLKGLSIGSNKSFTLAPEDAFGMSNPDQIHHMEAARFSPEIELEPGVIVGFEQPNGGQVAGMIREVQGDSVTVDFNHPLAGQTLNFDVEILDVSNPG; encoded by the coding sequence GTGACAGATACCCTGATTAGTGATCATAGTGAAGTGACCTTTCACTTCACCATTAAGCTTGAAGATGGCTCGGTCGCAGATACCAGCCGGACCCAGGATAAACCCGCCCGTCTCAAAATGGGTGATGGCAGCCTGACCGCAGGCTTTGAGGCTTGCCTCAAAGGGCTGAGTATCGGCTCGAACAAGAGCTTTACCCTGGCCCCCGAGGATGCCTTTGGCATGTCGAACCCGGATCAGATCCACCACATGGAGGCTGCGCGCTTCTCTCCGGAGATCGAGCTGGAGCCCGGGGTGATTGTCGGCTTTGAGCAGCCAAATGGCGGGCAGGTTGCCGGAATGATCCGTGAGGTCCAGGGCGACTCGGTGACGGTGGACTTCAACCATCCACTGGCGGGTCAGACCCTGAATTTTGATGTAGAGATCCTAGATGTGAGTAATCCCGGATGA
- the lspA gene encoding signal peptidase II yields the protein MGRLFRCESGLRWLWLAALVLILDQLTKYWVSISIPYGFQGIELTPFLNLVYVFNPGAAFSFLADESGWQRWLFTGFAIVIAIVLSVWLKRLPAKSRWLGIAIALIIGGALGNVIDRIHLGHVIDFIDFHLGGSHYPAFNLADSGICVGAVMLVLESIFNKKKES from the coding sequence ATGGGACGACTGTTTCGCTGTGAATCAGGGCTTCGCTGGCTATGGCTGGCGGCCCTTGTGCTGATCCTGGATCAGCTCACTAAGTACTGGGTGAGTATCTCCATTCCCTATGGTTTTCAGGGGATTGAGCTGACTCCCTTTTTGAACCTGGTTTATGTGTTTAACCCAGGTGCCGCCTTTAGCTTTCTTGCCGATGAGTCCGGTTGGCAGCGCTGGCTATTTACCGGCTTCGCCATAGTGATCGCGATTGTCTTGTCGGTTTGGCTCAAGCGACTGCCTGCAAAGTCCCGTTGGTTGGGGATCGCCATTGCATTGATCATAGGTGGTGCTCTGGGCAATGTTATTGATCGTATCCACCTCGGGCATGTGATCGATTTTATCGATTTTCACCTGGGCGGTAGCCACTACCCGGCCTTTAATCTGGCCGATAGTGGCATCTGTGTCGGGGCGGTGATGCTGGTGTTGGAGAGTATCTTCAATAAGAAGAAGGAGTCTTGA
- the lspA gene encoding signal peptidase II, which produces MLKLFRCESGLRWLWLAGLVLILDQLTKLWISSNIPYGSQGIELNPFLRLVYVFNSGAAFSFLADASGWQRWLFTGFAIGIAGALLAWLKRLPPKSHWIGIAIALIIGGALGNLIDRLYLGHVIDFIDLYLNYGHFPRFNLADCGVCVGALMLVLESFFNKKEES; this is translated from the coding sequence ATGCTAAAGCTGTTTCGTTGTGAATCGGGGCTTCGCTGGCTATGGCTGGCGGGCCTCGTGTTGATCCTGGACCAGCTCACAAAGCTGTGGATCAGTAGCAACATCCCCTATGGGAGTCAGGGCATTGAATTGAATCCTTTCTTGCGCCTGGTCTATGTATTTAACTCCGGAGCGGCTTTTAGCTTTCTGGCGGATGCATCGGGTTGGCAGCGCTGGCTGTTTACTGGCTTTGCGATCGGGATTGCCGGAGCCTTGCTGGCATGGCTTAAGCGCCTGCCGCCGAAGTCGCACTGGATAGGGATTGCCATTGCGCTGATCATAGGTGGTGCCCTTGGAAATCTGATTGATCGCTTATATCTGGGTCATGTGATCGATTTTATCGATCTTTACCTCAATTACGGCCATTTCCCAAGGTTTAACCTGGCTGATTGCGGTGTCTGTGTCGGCGCACTGATGCTGGTACTGGAGAGTTTCTTCAATAAGAAGGAGGAGTCTTAA
- the ribF gene encoding bifunctional riboflavin kinase/FAD synthetase, with the protein MELIRGVENIRAEHHGCVLTIGNFDGIHLGHQAIIARLKSRGEHYQLPSCVMVFEPQPQELFLGQEAPARLSCLREKYQALRELGVERLLCIRFTPEFAGMDAGEFIEKLLIERLGVKSLLVGDDFCFGRDRAGDFQMLSEAGKRHQFEVIDSHSILVDQLRVSSTAVRQALQQGAFDEARRMLGRDYAISGRVCHGDELGRTIGFPTANIKPSRLVLPMVGVYVVDVIWCSNRYPAVANIGFRPTLDGLQPRLEVHLFDFDGDLYGQQLKVVFRHKLRDEKKFDSFAQLQQQISRDAAAARQYFESISQK; encoded by the coding sequence ATGGAGCTTATTCGTGGAGTAGAAAATATCAGGGCGGAGCACCATGGCTGTGTCCTGACCATAGGTAACTTTGATGGTATCCACCTCGGGCACCAGGCGATCATCGCACGCCTGAAATCCAGGGGGGAGCACTACCAGTTGCCCAGCTGCGTGATGGTTTTTGAGCCTCAGCCTCAGGAGCTTTTTTTAGGCCAGGAGGCGCCGGCCCGCTTGTCTTGCCTGCGTGAAAAGTACCAGGCACTCAGGGAGCTGGGAGTGGAGCGATTACTCTGTATCCGTTTCACCCCGGAGTTTGCGGGAATGGATGCAGGGGAGTTTATTGAGAAGCTTCTGATTGAACGGCTCGGGGTCAAGAGCCTGCTGGTAGGCGATGATTTTTGTTTTGGCCGCGATCGGGCCGGTGACTTTCAGATGCTCAGTGAGGCCGGAAAGCGGCATCAGTTTGAGGTCATCGATAGCCACAGCATCCTGGTGGATCAACTGCGGGTCAGTAGCACAGCGGTGCGCCAGGCCTTGCAGCAAGGCGCCTTTGATGAGGCCCGCAGGATGTTGGGGCGTGATTATGCGATTAGTGGCCGGGTCTGTCACGGTGATGAGCTGGGACGAACCATCGGCTTTCCTACTGCCAATATCAAGCCCAGTCGGCTGGTATTGCCCATGGTGGGTGTTTATGTGGTGGATGTGATATGGTGCTCTAACCGTTATCCGGCGGTGGCTAATATCGGATTTCGTCCAACCCTGGATGGCTTACAGCCCAGGCTGGAGGTCCATCTTTTTGATTTTGATGGCGACCTTTATGGTCAGCAGTTAAAAGTCGTATTTCGACACAAGCTGCGCGATGAGAAGAAGTTTGATTCATTCGCCCAGTTGCAACAGCAGATTAGCCGGGACGCCGCGGCGGCCCGGCAGTATTTTGAATCAATTTCCCAGAAATAA